In Humulus lupulus chromosome 6, drHumLupu1.1, whole genome shotgun sequence, a single genomic region encodes these proteins:
- the LOC133782691 gene encoding putative pentatricopeptide repeat-containing protein At1g53330, which produces MSAPITISPYRLSSLLRRQKDPNLALQLFQNPNPQLQSTKPFRYSLLSYDIIITKLGRAKMFDQMEQILLQMGRETRFVPEEIIFCNVISFYGRARLPHKALQVFDQVPSFRCQRTLKSYNAVLDALLKCGEIDQMRKFLVGLGKHVNPDACTYNILINANCKSGCLDDAWNVFDTMRSKGVHPNVVTFATLISGLCSNCKLEEALRLKEDMSRVYGVKPNASVYASLIKELCKIDEFCLAFGLKDEMERGKITLGPTVYTTFISALFKVGKKDEAYRILEEMKVSGCKPDTVTYNAMIHAFCMKKDSDAAYKVLDQMVKEGCKPDIISYNVIIGGLCKEGKWSEANDLFEDLPRRGYKPDIVSYRTMFLGLCNCRRFNEAATFLDEMFFKGYAPSSEGKHKFVDGLCQEGNMELLLKVLSSLGNANLIDVDTWELVVSMACKEILSNVSERVDTILVP; this is translated from the coding sequence ATGAGCGCCCCAATTACCATCTCGCCTTACCGGCTTTCCTCCCTCCTCCGCCGCCAGAAGGACCCAAATCTCGCTCTCCAGCTCTTCCAAAACCCTAATCCTCAACTCCAATCAACTAAACCCTTCCGCTATTCTCTCCTTTCCTACGACATTATCATCACCAAGCTCGGCCGCGCCAAAATGTTCGACCAGATGGAGCAAATTCTCCTCCAAATGGGACGAGAAACCCGATTCGTCCCTGAAGAGATCATCTTCTGCAACGTAATTTCCTTCTACGGCAGGGCTCGTCTTCCCCACAAAGCACTGCAAGTGTTCGATCAAGTTCCCTCGTTTCGTTGCCAGCGGACCTTGAAATCCTACAATGCGGTGCTGGACGCGCTTCTCAAGTGCGGCGAGATTGATCAGATGAGGAAATTTTTGGTGGGTTTGGGAAAACATGTCAATCCAGATGCTTGTACGTATAATATATTGATTAATGCTAATTGTAAATCTGGGTGTTTGGATGATGCATGGAATGTGTTCGATACAATGCGTAGCAAAGGTGTTCACCCGAACGTAGTGACATTTGCGACGTTGATTTCTGGGCTTTGCTCGAATTGTAAGTTAGAAGAGGCTTTGAGATTGAAAGAAGATATGAGTAGAGTTTATGGGGTTAAGCCCAATGCATCAGTTTATGCGTCTTTAATAAAAGAGCTTTGTAAGATTGATGAATTTTGTTTGGCTTTTGGACTTAAGGATGAGATGGAAAGAGGCAAAATTACATTGGGTCCAACTGTTTACACCACTTTCATCAGTGCTCTTTTCAAGGTTGGTAAGAAAGATGAGGCTTATAGGATTTTGGAGGAGATGAAAGTTTCTGGCTGTAAACCTGATACTGTAACTTACAATGCAATGATTCATGCGTTTTGTATGAAAAAGGATTCTGATGCAGCTTATAAAGTTTTGGATCAGATGGTGAAAGAGGGGTGTAAACCAGATATAATTAGTTATAATGTCATAATTGGTGGATTGTGCAAGGAAGGAAAATGGAGTGAAGCAAATGATTTATTTGAAGATTTGCCAAGACGTGGTTACAAACCAGATATTGTTTCCTATAGAACAATGTTTTTGGGGTTATGTAATTGTAGAAGGTTCAATGAAGCAGCAACTTTCTTAGATGAGATGTTTTTTAAGGGTTATGCACCTTCTTCTGAGGGTAAACATAAATTTGTTGATGGGTTGTGTCAGGAAGGTAATATGGAATTGTTGCTGAAAGTTTTGAGTAGCTTGGGAAATGCAAATTTGATTGATGTAGATACCTGGGAGTTGGTGGTTTCTATGGCCTGCAAGGAGATTCTATCAAATGTGTCTGAGAGAGTTGATACTATACTGGTGCCATAA